A portion of the Sabethes cyaneus chromosome 3, idSabCyanKW18_F2, whole genome shotgun sequence genome contains these proteins:
- the LOC128742030 gene encoding dendritic arbor reduction protein 1-like isoform X2 produces the protein MCDCLLQNSVSLSFLTLSLSTPPESRLSSRQDTASPTDTACSSESPAFLGPASHLLLYDQNSSEEELEVINGGVLEVGSETDGDGGGDGGGGGADCASGISAGSSESVNQIGTIARITSRQHRALAVETDGSDGIDDCTDELCLTSPTSPTVGLLRPLAVTPNQLGAVMSKRCSSNNLLEKRKRSLAHSSDDEVRHLLEHQQHQQQHHHHQHHHHHHHHHQHHQQPLMSAPVNFRTSPPLEALKPHRGHIIQRSTTPLILTDSGRGLEHIRISSSSSISSTTSSLSSLGGGAAGGSTIYGGGVGGLPPCDSPATVNYGTGHQPQHHNHHQQHHHQQQQPAQNSNNLALLSTTNASTASGSNGSGASTVVTAAGTLGMAFGQGQDPPGGTMAGTAAVASNNMEISRSVSPPAKVFHCAVSPRRRQPRHQQQRLQRPHRPCLDFDKMQQLKARSVTTWRHSNEHSGELSVFCW, from the exons ATGTGCGACTGTTTGCTGCAAAATAGCGTCTCGCTGTCGTTTCTTACGCTATCACTCTCTACCCCACCGGAATCGC GTCTCAGTTCCCGTCAGGACACAGCTTCACCGACCGACACGGCGTGTTCGTCGGAGTCGCCAGCATTTTTGGGCCCCGCTTCACATTTGCTGCTGTACGATCAGAACAGCTCCGAGGAGGAACTGGAAGTGATCAACGGTGGCGTGCTGGAGGTGGGCAGCGAAACCGACGGCGACGGTGGTGGTGATGGCGGTGGAGGTGGCGCCGACTGTGCCAGTGGTATCAGTGCCGGCAGCAGTGAAAGTGTTAATCAAATCGGAACCATTGCGAGGATCACCAGCCGGCAGCACCGGGCGCTTGCGGTGGAAACCGATGGCAGCGACGGGATCGATGATTGTACCGACGAGCTGTGCTTAACGTCACCGACGTCACCGACGGTCGGACTGCTGAGGCCCTTGGCGGTTACACCGAACCAGCTGGGGGCAGTCATGTCCAAACGGTGTAGTTCAAACAATTTGCTCGAGAAGCGCAAACGTTCGCTGGCGCACAGCTCGGATGATGAG GTACGTCATCTGTTAGAGCATCAGCAGCACCAACAACAGCATcaccatcatcaacatcatcatcatcatcatcatcatcaccaacaCCACCAGCAGCCGCTGATGTCGGCTCCGGTGAACTTTCGCACATCACCACCACTAGAAGCTTTAAAACCACACCGTGGCCATATTATCCAGCGTTCGACCACGCCACTCATCCTGACGGACAGCGGTCGTGGCCTGGAGCACATTAGAATATCATCGTCCTCGTCGATCTCGTCGACGACGTCTTCACTTTCGTCCCTGGGGGGAGGAGCTGCTGGTGGGTCAACAATCTACGGTGGAGGCGTCGGAGGCTTACCCCCCTGTGATAGTCCCGCGACCGTCAACTACGGTACTGGCCATCAGCCGCagcatcataatcatcatcaacagcatcatcatcaacaacaacaaccagcgCAGAATAGTAATAATCTAGCACTGTTAAGTACAACAAATGCTTCCACGGCCAGCGGCAGTAATGGCAGTGGTGCCTCTACCGTGGTAACCGCGGCTGGCACACTAGGAATGGCCTTCGGGCAGGGCCAGGACCCGCCCGGCGGGACGATGGCCGGCACCGCCGCGGTAGCAAGCAACAATATGGAAATTAGCCGATCTGTTAGTCCTCCAGCGAAAGTGTTTCATTGTGCGGTTTCTCCGCGGCGAAGGCAGCCGCGCCATCAGCAGCAGCGGCTACAGCGGCCACACAGGCCATGTTTAGATTTCGACAAAATGCAGCAA